In one window of Phaenicophaeus curvirostris isolate KB17595 unplaced genomic scaffold, BPBGC_Pcur_1.0 scaffold_75, whole genome shotgun sequence DNA:
- the EPPK1 gene encoding epiplakin has product MERKPTMNGHAGPVSHQEDAPGSVSFSQDKLPGKDVMVPGASTKSSEATGTIAGVFVEPSKKIMSFYEATREHLLSLDSALGLLEAQAATGSIVDPVAGRKVSVGEAVQLGLVGLELKEKLLSAERAATGFADPYSEEKICLYQAMQKELVGWEQGLRLLEAQVATGGVIDPATGRRLPADVACRRGCLDEEVRELLSEPGSELGERFLHPGTLEKVTYQELRRRCVVDPGSGLLLLPLQVTFAGLGGRVSGRDLLDCGIISLDVFRELEEGRVSAQEVAENDSVQRFLRGTQSVAGVLLPSGERRSLYQALREHLLVPGAALMLLQVQASTGSLTDPVKNKTYSVDEAVSVGLVGPELYEKLASAEKTFAGYKDPCSGETLSLFQAIRKGFIPKDHGICLLEAQLATGGIIAPGRHLRVPSEKACELGYLDEATSRLLSSPTEDMKRFFAPGSKEKLSYAELLPRCVTDPTTGLLLLPLAGDGAETSEGTQLFFDRKTQAALENTRVAVALGKFKGKSVSLWKLLFSELVPSERRAALAQQYLAGSLSVQELGQAVSATIQEVTSTANATFEGLRERVTADQLLSSEIINEDLFQKLKEGETSAKEVVGMDTVKKYLRGTGSIGGLLLPDSQEKISIYQAKRKGLLRPGTSLILLEAQAATGFVIDPASNRGYSVDEALRANVIGPDVYDKLLAAEKSVTGYTDPSTGQKISLFQAMQKELIVKEHAVRLLEAQIATGGIIDPVHSHRIPVEVAYRRGYFDKTMNLILSDPSDDTKGFFDPNTEENLTYLQLKEKCVTEPSTGLCLLPLNSRKRRFVDDATRRVFQSSWLPVRFGRLRGEKVSVWDLLNSEYFSEGRRREIFNHYRLRKLTLEQIRSLLEEETKKWAPIKFPALRGSVSAYHLMETGVIDRVLLEKVLEGSVTPEEVLRMDSVRRYLYGSGSIGGIVLQPSNQRISIYEAMKKNLMMPGVALPLLEAQAATGFIIDPVNNQKLRVDDAVREGVVGPEVHEKLQRAEGAVTGYKDPFTGKKIPLFQAMKKGLVADKQALQLMEVQMATGGIVDPACGHHVPVEAAQRRGCLDEETSKVLLEPGGHHGAFCDPGSRETLSYAELIERCHKDEASGFHLLPLPQAAAPAYSDEEIQRIFKETPVKEKGVSLWELLHAGYFTEEQRSDLVERFRSEKASLEELVALVLELVGEMEMKSRTHLTLEGLRGSVPAVWLVDAGIIPEKTFEELARGVRSPEDVAAMESVRRYLQGTGNIAGVLLEASKEKMSFYEAMKNNLLLPGVALRLLEAQAATGYLPDVASNRRLSVRDAVKAGVVGEELSEKLLLAERAVTGYPDPYTGSAISLGQALRKELVPLGDAVPLLEAQLATGGVIDPVHGHHLPLQAAYRLGFYDEDLSRALSQQDDSTKVFFDPNTKENVTYQQLKDRCVREAESGLWLLPLSENAAFCVDEQTLEALKSVTVCVNVGRFKGQTVSVWDLLNSEYLSESKRRELVRRYKEENAAALEEIVTIVTTSIQETETQGKKFAFKGLRKRVSASDLFQSQLIDKKTLDELHQGKKTVKEVTEMDSVRRYLEGGNFIAGVLLQPSNEKMSIYQAMRKGILRPGTALVLLEAQAATGYIIDPERNNKFSVEEALSEGLIGGEVFEKLLCAERAVTGYTDPYTKAPMSLFEAMKQGLIVKSHGVRLLEAQIATGGIIDPVHSHRIPVQVAYERGYFDQEMNRILSDPSDDTKGFFDPNTHENLTYMQLLERCVQDPQTGLHMLQVVQEGGKYFYIDEATKQVLRSKPLEVRVGKFKDQRVSIWDVLCSSYVSEQKKKSLVMQFKSRTLTLEGLVALILQIIEETERRAEALKVRGLRGDVSVAELFRSEIIDKRTLDQLQDGSLTLGDLTRRDDVQRYLWGTGCIAGVLVPSRNEKMSIYQALKKGLLTEQCALGLLEAQAATGFLVDPLGNKKLTVAEAVASGLVGGDFHAKLLLAEKAATGYADPDGGDTISLFQAMKRKVTLKEDGVRLLEAQLATGGIVDPVHGHRVPVEVAARRGCLDEETLLLLSDPEHGSKGFIDPNTQEKLSYRQLLQRCSKDGDTGSYLLQVMEKEDDYFYIDERTKNVLSCTKVHVPVGKYKGLTLSLWELLCSEYITEEKRKELVKKYKHESHHILQGIIDIILNIIKEKEKARSDVWFQGLRQQITASELLSAQIITEETMEKLHEGKESAQAVAQMESVRRYLEGTGCIAGVLVPSKADPGTTEKMSIYQAMWKGILRPGTALVLLEAQAATGFIVDPIANQKLSVDEAVAAGLVGSELQKKLLSAERAVTGYTHPCSGQKISLFQAMKNELIVREHGVRLLEAQIATGGIIDPVHSHRIPVQVAYERGYLDEEMSRVLSDPSDDTKGFFDPNTHENLTYLQLLRRCVPDPQTGLLMLRLMDKSSALFQLNDDAQQALQAARVTLGAGTFRGQSVSLWELLFSRYVPDHRRQDLLRRYKTGAITIPEVTNLLKAIVTEAEGHGVVLKREGMEKVEKTIQPAAKNGEAGQSQKDLEVDQELEGFLKSHTMEAPPGSGFQSTEVSLWEVLFSRYIPNHWCQDLLDRYKTGTLTISEMIKILTLIITEGLELVLKHERMKTVQAPAKNGEAGHSKKDLEVDQEVDQEVDQEVEGFLKSHTMEVPSGSGFQSTKISLWEVLSSRYVPHHWRQDLLDRYKMRTITISEMIKVLTLIITEGLELVLRCEKMEKTVQPSAKNGEFGQSQKDQEVDQELERFLKSHTMEAPPGSGFQSTEVSLWEVLFSHHVPQAKRQELLGDLHAGNLARSELAGLLEALVAQSLERSHQVKFSGLRRQVSAHDLLASGILDQETLAQLVQGSQTVQEVTRRDGVRRYLEGTGCIAGVLVASKADPGKTEKMSIYQAMWKGLLRQGTALVLLEAQAATGFIVDPIANQKLSVDEAVAAGLVGPELQEKLLSAERAVTGYQDPYTGHQISLFQAMQKELIVREHGVRLLEAQIATGGIIDPVHSHRLPVEAAYRRGYLDEEMSRVLSDPSDDTKGFFDPNTHENLTYLQLLRRCVPDPDTGLYFLNVLRN; this is encoded by the coding sequence atggagaggaagCCAACGATGAACGGCCATGCCGGCCCCGTGTCCCACCAGGAGGACGCGCCAGGATCAGTCTCGTTCTCCCAGGACAAGCTGCCCGGCAAGGATGTGATGGTGCCGGGTGCTTCCACGAAGTCCTCGGAGGCCACGGGCACCATCGCCGGCGTGTTTGTGGAGCCTTCCAAGAAGATCATGAGCTTTTACGAGGCCACCAGAGAGCATCTCCTGAGCTTGGACTCGGCGCTTGGTCTTCTGGAGGCACAGGCGGCCACGGGCTCCATCGTCGACCCGGTGGCCGGGAGGAAGGTCTCCGTGGGCGAAGCCGTccagctggggctggtggggctggagctgaAGGAGAAGCTGCTCTCGGCAGAGAGAGCGGCCACGGGCTTCGCGGACCCCTACTCGGAGGAGAAGATCTGCCTCTACCAGGCGATGCAGAAGGAGCTGGTCGggtgggagcaggggctgcggcTGCTGGAGGCCCAGGTGGCAACCGGGGGCGTCATCGACCCGGCCACGGGCCGGCGGCTCCCGGCGGACGTCGCCTGCCGGAGGGGGTGTTTGGATGAAGAGGTGAGGGAGCTCCTCTCTGAGCCGGGCAGCGAGCTCGGCGAGAGGTTCCTCCACCCCGGGACGCTGGAGAAGGTCACGTACCAGGAGCTGAGGAGAAGGTGCGTGGTGGACCCGGGCTCGggcctcctcctgctgcccctgcaGGTCACCTTcgcggggctgggagggagggtgAGCGGCCGGGACCTCCTGGACTGCGGCATCATCAGCCTCGACGTGTTCCgagagctggaggagggacGGGTCTCAGCGCAGGAGGTGGCGGAGAACGACTCGGTGCAGCGGTTCCTGCGCGGGACGCAGAGCGTGGCGGGCGTCCTCCTGCCCTCTGGGGAGCGGAGGAGCCTCTACCAAGCGCTGAGGGAACATCTCCTGGTGCCGGGGGCCGCCCTGATGCTCCTGCAGGTCCAGGCTTCCACCGGCAGCTTGACGGACCCCGTCAAGAACAAAACCTACTCGGTGGACGAGGCCGTCAGCGTCGGGCTGGTGGGCCCCGAGCTCTACGAGAAACTGGCCTCGGCTGAGAAAACCTTCGCGGGGTACAAGGACCCCTGCTCCGGTGAAACCCTCTCGCTCTTCCAAGCCATCCGGAAGGGCTTCATCCCCAAGGACCACGGCATTTGCCTCCTGGAGGCGCAGCTGGCCACGGGGGGGATCATCGCTCCCGGCCGGCACCTCCGCGTCCCCTCGGAGAAGGCCTGCGAGTTGGGCTACCTGGACGAGGCCACCAGCCGgctcctctccagccccaccgAGGACATGAAGAGGTTCTTCGCCCCCGGCTCCAAGGAGAAGCTGAGCTACGCCGAGCTGCTCCCACGCTGCGTCACCGACCCCACCACggggctcctgctgctgcctctcgCTGGAGACGGCGCCGAGACGTCCGAGGGGACCCAACTCTTCTTTGACCGCAAGACCCAAGCGGCTCTGGAGAACACGCGGGTGGCCGTGGCGCTGGGTAAATTCAAAGGGAAATCGGTGTCTCTCTGGAAGCTCCTTTTCTCGGAGCTCGTTCCCAGCGAGCGCAGAGCCGCCCTGGCCCAGCAGTACCTGGCGGGATCGCTCTCCGTCCAGGAGCTGGGCCAGGCGGTCAGTGCCACCATCCAGGAGGTGACCTCCACGGCCAACGCCACCTTCGAGGGGCTCCGGGAGCGGGTGACAGCCGACCAGCTCCTCAGCTCCGAAATCATCAACGAGGACTTGTtccagaagctgaaagaaggggaaaCGTCGGCTAAAGAAGTTGTGGGCATGGACACGGTCAAGAAATACCTGCGAGGGACGGGGAGCATCGGGGGCCTCCTCCTCCCCGACTCCCAGGAGAAGATCAGCATCTACCAAGCCAAGCGGAAGGGCCTCCTGAGGCCGGGGACCTCGCTGATCCTGCTGGAGGCGCAGGCGGCCACCGGCTTCGTCATCGACCCCGCGTCCAACCGCGGCTACTCCGTGGACGAGGCCTTGAGAGCCAACGTCATCGGCCCCGACGTCTACGACAAGCTGCTGGCGGCCGAGAAATCGGTCACCGGCTACACCGACCCCTCCACGGGCCAGAAGATCTCGCTCTTCCAGGCCATGCAGAAGGAGCTCATCGTCAAGGAGCACGCCGTCCGCCTCCTGGAGGCGCAGATCGCCACCGGCGGCATCATCGACCCCGTCCACAGCCACCGCATCCCCGTCGAGGTCGCCTACCGGCGCGGCTACTTCGACAAGACGATGAATTTGATCCTCTCGGACCCCAGCGACGACACCAAGGGCTTCTTCGACCCCAACACGGAGGAGAACCTCACCTAcctgcagctgaaggagaagTGCGTCACCGAGCCCTCCACCGggctctgcctcctccctctcAACAGCAGGAAGCGCCGCTTCGTCGACGACGCCACCCGGCGGGTGTTCCAGAGCTCCTGGCTCCCCGTCCGCTTCGGGCGCCTCCGCGGGGAGAAGGTCTCGGTGTGGGACCTGCTGAACTCCGAGTACTTCAGCGAGGGGAGGCGCCGCGAGATCTTCAACCACTACCGGCTGAGGAAGCTCACGCTGGAGCAGATCCGCAGCCTCTTGGAGGAGGAGACGAAGAAATGGGCTCCCATCAAGTTCCCGGCCCTGAGAGGCAGCGTCAGCGCTTACCACCTGATGGAAACGGGCGTCATCGACAGGGTCCTCCTCGAGAAGGTCTTGGAGGGCTCCGTCACGCCGGAGGAGGTCCTGCGCATGGACTCGGTCAGGAGGTACCTCTACGGCTCTGGCAGCATCGGGGGGATCGTTCTCCAGCCGTCCAACCAGAGGATCAGCATCTACGAGGCCATGAAGAAGAACCTGATGATGCCGGGGGTGGCCCTCCCGCTGCTGGAGGCCCAGGCGGCCACCGGCTTCATCATCGACCCCGTCAACAACCAGAAGCTCCGCGTGGACGACGCCGTCAGGGAGGGCGTCGTCGGGCCGGAGGTCCACGAGAAGCTGCAGCGCGCGGAGGGGGCCGTGACGGGCTACAAGGACCCCTTCACGGGCAAGAAGATCCCCCTCTTCCAGGCCATGAAGAAGGGGCTGGTGGCCGACAAGCAGGCCCTGCAGCTGATGGAGGTCCAGATGGCCACGGGAGGCATCGTCGACCCGGCCTGCGGCCACCACGTCCCTGTGGAAGCAGCCCAGAGGCGAGGGTGCCTGGACGAGGAGACCAGCAAGGTCCTTCTGGAGCCTGGTGGCCACCACGGAGCCTTCTGCGACCCCGGCAGCAGAGAGACCCTCAGCTACGCCGAGCTGATCGAGCGCTGCCACAAGGACGAGGCCTCCGGCTTCCacctgctgcctctgccccaggCGGCCGCTCCCGCCTACAGCGACGAGGAGATCCAGCGGATCTTCAAGGAGACGCCGGTGAAGGAGAAAGGCGTCTCCCTCTGGGAGCTCCTCCACGCCGGCTACTTCACCGAGGAGCAGAGGAGCGACCTGGTGGAGAGGTTCCGCTCGGAGAAGGCGTcgctggaggagctggtggccctggtgcTCGAGCTGgtgggggagatggagatgaaatCCCGCACCCACCTCACCCTGGAGGGCCTGAGGGGCAGCGTCCCCGCCGTCTGGCTGGTGGACGCCGGCATCATCccggagaagacctttgaggaGCTGGCGCGGGGCGTGAGGAGCCCCGAGGACGTGGCCGCGATGGAGAGCGTGAGGAGGTACCTGCAGGGCACGGGCAACATCGCCGGGGTGCTCCTAGAGGCGTCCAAAGAGAAGATGAGCTTCTACGAGGCCATGAAGAACAACCTCCTCCTGCCCGGGGTCGCCCTGAGGCTGCTGGAAGCCCAAGCGGCCACCGGCTACCTACCCGACGTGGCCTCGAACCGGAGACTCAGCGTGAGGGACGCGGTGAAAGCCGGAGTGGTGGGCGAGGAGCTCAGCGAGAAGCTCCTTCTGGCCGAGAGGGCGGTGACCGGCTACCCCGACCCCTACACGGGGAGTGCCATCTCGCTGGGCCAGGCCCTCAGGAAGGAGCTGGTGCCCCTGGGAGACGCCGTCCCCTTGCTGGAGGCCCAGTTGGCCACCGGAGGGGTCATCGATCCCGTCCATGGCCACCACCTCCCCCTCCAGGCAGCCTATCGGCTCGGCTTCTACGACGAGGACCTCAGCCGAGCCCTCTCCCAGCAGGACGACAGCACCAAAGTCTTCTTCGACCCAAACACCAAGGAGAACGTCACCTAccagcagctgaaggacagaTGCGTCCGCGAGGCCGAGTCGGGGCTCTGGCTCCTTCCCCTGTCGGAAAACGCCGCGTTCTGCGTGGACGAGCAGACCCTGGAGGCGCTGAAGTCGGTGACGGTTTGCGTCAACGTCGGGAGGTTCAAGGGGCAGACGGTGTCCGTGTGGGACCTTCTCAACTCCGAGTACCTCTCGGAGAgcaagaggagggagctggtgcgGCGCTACAAGGAGGAGAACGCCGCCGCGCTGGAGGAGATCGTCACCATCGTCACCACCAGCATCCAGGAGACCGAGACCCAGGGCAAGAAATTCGCCTTCAAAGGGCTCAGGAAAAGAGTCTCGGCCAGCGACCTCTTCCAGTCCCAACTGATCGACAAGAAAACCCTCGATGAGCTCCACCAGGGCAAGAAAACGGTCAAGGAAGTCACGGAGATGGACTCGGTGCGCAGGTACTTGGAGGGCGGCAACTTCATAGCCGGGGTCCTCCTGCAGCCGAGCAACGAGAAGATGAGCATCTACCAGGCGATGCGGAAAGGGATCCTGAGGCCGGGGACGGcgctggtgctgctggaggcGCAGGCGGCCACCGGCTACATCATCGACCCCGAGAGAAACAACAAGTTCTCGGTGGAGGAGGCGCTGAGCGAGGGTCTGATCGGTGGGGAGGTCTTTGAGAAGCTCCTCTGTGCGGAAAGAGCCGTCACCGGCTACACCGACCCCTACACCAAAGCCCCCATGTCCCTCTTCGAAGCCATGAAGCAAGGGTTGATCGTCAAGAGCCACGGCGTCCGGCTCCTGGAGGCCCAAATCGCCACCGGCGGCATCATCGACCCCGTCCACAGCCACCGCATCCCCGTCCAGGTGGCCTACGAGCGCGGCTACTTCGACCAGGAGATGAACCGCATCCTCTCGGACCCCAGCGACGACACCAAGGGCTTCTTCGACCCCAACACCCACGAGAACCTCACCTAcatgcagctgctggagaggtGCGTCCAGGATCCCCAGACGGGGCTGCACATGCTGCAGGTTGTCCAGGAGGGAGGAAAATACTTCTACATCGACGAGGCCACGAAACAGGTTCTGCGCTCCAAGCCGCTGGAAGTGAGAGTTGGGAAGTTCAAGGACCAGAGGGTTTCCATCTGGGACGTCCTCTGCTCCAGTTACGTCTCCGAGCAGAAGAAGAAGTCGCTGGTGATGCAGTTCAAGTCCAGAACCCTCACGCTGGAAGGTCTGGTTGCCCTCATCCTCCAAATTATCGAGGAGACGGAGCGAAGAGCGGAAGCCCTGAAGGTTCGAGGGCTCCGAGGGGACGTGTCCGTTGCCGAGCTCTTCCGCTCCGAGATCATCGACAAGAGGACTCTGGACCAGCTGCAGGACGGGAGCCTCACGCTGGGCGACCTCACCAGGAGGGACGACGTCCAGAGGTACTTGTGGGGCACCGGCTGCATCGCCGGGGTCCTGGTCCCATCAAGGAACGAGAAGATGAGCATCTACCAGGCCTTGAAGAAGGGTCTCCTCACCGAGCAGTGCgcgctggggctgctggaggcccAGGCGGCCACCGGCTTCCTCGTGGACCCGCTGGGCAACAAGAAACTCACCGTGGCCGAGGCCGTGGCCTCGGGGCTGGTGGGAGGCGACTTCCACGCGAAGCTCCTGTTGGCCGAGAAAGCCGCGACGGGATACGCGGATCCTGACGGAGGAGACACCATCTCCCTCTTCCAGGCCATGAAGCGGAAGGTGACCCTCAAGGAGGACGGTGTCCGCTTGCTGGAAGCCCAGCTGGCCACCGGCGGCATCGTCGACCCCGTCCACGGCCACCGCGTCCCCGTGGAGGTGGCCGCTCGGCGCGGCTGCTTGGACGAGGAGACGTTGCTCCTGCTTTCCGATCCAGAGCACGGCAGCAAAGGCTTCATCGACCCAAACACTCAGGAGAAGCTCAGCTacaggcagctcctgcagaggtgctccaaggatggagacaccGGCTCCTACCTCCTGCAGGTGATGGAGAAGGAAGACGACTATTTCTACATCGACGAGCGCACGAAGAACGTCCTGTCGTGCACCAAGGTCCACGTGCCGGTTGGAAAATACAAAGGACTCACCTTGTCCCTGTGGGAACTGCTCTGCTCGGAGTACATCacggaggagaagaggaaggagctggtgaAGAAGTATAAACACGAGTCCCACCACATTCTACAAGGAATCATCGATATCATCTTAAACatcatcaaagaaaaagaaaaggcgaGAAGCGACGTCTGGTTCCAGGGTCTCCGGCAGCAGATCACGGCGTCGGAGCTGCTCAGCGCTCAGATCATCACCGAGGAAACGATGGAGAAGCTCCACGAAGGCAAAGAGTCGGCGCAAGCCGTGGCACAAATGGAGAGCGTCAGGAGGTACCTGGAGGGCACGGGCTGCATCGCCGGCGTGCTGGTGCCTTCCAAGGCCGACCCCGGCACGACGGAGAAGATGAGCATCTACCAGGCCATGTGGAAGGGCATCCTGAGGCCGGGGACGGCCCTGGTCCTCCTGGAGGCGCAGGCGGCCACCGGCTTCATCGTTGACCCCATCGCCAACCAGAAGCTGTCGGTGGACGAGGCCGTGGCCGCCGGGCTGGTGGGCAGCGAGCTCCAGAAGAAACTTCTGAGCGCGGAGAGGGCCGTGACGGGCTACACCCACCCCTGCTCGGGCCAGAAGATCTCGCTCTTCCAGGCCATGAAGAACGAGCTCATCGTCAGGGAGCACGGCGTCCGCCTCCTGGAGGCCCAGATCGCCACCGGCGGCATCATCGACCCCGTCCACAGCCACCGCATCCCCGTCCAGGTGGCCTACGAGCGCGGCTACCTGGACGAGGAGATGAGCCGGGTGCTCTCGGACCCCAGCGACGACACCAAGGGCTTCTTCGACCCCAACACCCACGAGAACCTCACCTACCTGCAGCTCCTGCGCCGCTGCGTCCCCGACCCCCAGACGGGGCTGCTGATGCTCCGGCTGATGGACAAGAGCTCCGCGCTCTTCCAGCTCAACGACGACGCCCAACAAGCCCTCCAAGCCGCCCGCGTCACCCTCGGCGCGGGGACCTTCCGGGGACAGAGCGTCTCCCTCTGGGAGCTCCTATTCTCCCGCTACGTCCCCGACCACCGGCGCCAGGACCTCCTGCGAAGGTACAAAACGGGGGCGATCACCATCCCCGAGGTCACCAACCTCCTCAAAGCCATCGTCACCGAGGCTGAGGGACACGGCGTGGTCCTCAAGCgtgaggggatggagaaggtggagaagacGATCCAACCAGCAGCCAAGAACGGAGAGGCTGGGCAAtcccagaaggacctggaggtggaccaggagctggaggggttcCTCAAGTCCCACACCATGGAGGCCCCACCAGGCAGCGGCTTCCAGAGCACCGAGGTCTCCCTCTGGGAGGTCCTCTTCTCCCGCTACATCCCCAACCACTGGTGCCAGGACCTCCTGGACAGGTACAAGACGGGGACACTCACCATCTCCGAGATGATCAAAATCCTCACTCTCATCatcactgaggggctggagctggtcCTCAAGCATGAGAGGATGAAGACGGTCCAAGCACCAGCCAAGAATGGAGAGGCTGgacactccaagaaggacctggaggtggaCCAGGAGGTGGACCAGGAGGTGGACCAGGAGGTGGAGGGCTTCCTCAAGTCCCACACCATGGAGGTCCCATCAGGCAGCGGCTTCCAGAGCACCAAGATCTCCCTCTGGGAGGTTCTCTCCTCCCGCTACGTCCCCCACCACTGGCGCCAGGACCTCCTGGACAGGTACAAGATGAGGACAATCACCATCTCCGAGATGATCAAAGTCCTCACTCTCATCATCACTGAGGGTCTGGAGCTGGTCCTCAGGTgtgagaagatggagaagacgGTCCAACCATCAGCCAAGAATGGAGAGTTTGGACAATCCCAGAAGGACCAGGAGGTGGACCAGGAGCTGGAGAGGTTCCTCAAGTCCCACACCATGGAGGCCCCACCAGGCAGCGGCTTCCAGAGCACCGAGGTCTCCCTCTGGGAGGTCCTCTTCTCCCACCACGTCCCCCAGGCCAAGAGGCAGGAGCTCCTGGGCGATCTCCACGCTGGCAACCTGGCACGATCCGAGCTGGCCGGCCTCCTGGAGGCCCTCGTGGCGCAGTCTCTGGAGCGCAGCCACCAGGTGAAGTTCTCGGGGCTGCGGCGGCAGGTGAGCGCCCACGACCTTCTCGCCTCGGGGATCCTGGACCAGGAGACGCTGGCCCAGCTGGTGCAGGGCTCCCAGACGGTGCAGGAGGTGACGCGCAGGGACGGCGTCAGGAGGTACCTGGAGGGCACGGGCTGCATCGCCGGCGTGCTGGTGGCCTCCAAGGCCGACCCCGGCAAGACGGAGAAGATGAGCATCTACCAGGCCATGTGGAAGGGCCTCCTGAGGCAGGGAACCGCCCTGGTCCTCCTGGAGGCGCAGGCGGCCACCGGCTTCATCGTTGACCCCATCGCCAACCAGAAGCTGTCGGTGGACGAGGCCGTGGCCGCCGGGCTGGTGGGGCCCGAGctgcaggagaagctgctgtCAGCCGAGCGCGCCGTCACCGGCTACCAGGACCCCTACACGGGCCACCAGATCTCGCTCTTCCAGGCCATGCAGAAGGAGCTCATCGTCAGGGAGCACGGCGTCCGCCTCCTGGAGGCGCAGATCGCCACCGGCGGCATCATCGACCCCGTCCACAGCCACCGTCTCCCCGTGGAAGCCGCCTACCGGCGCGGCTACCTGGACGAGGAGATGAGCCGGGTGCTCTCGGACCCCAGCGACGACACCAAGGGCTTCTTCGACCCCAACACCCACGAGAACCTCACCTACCTGCAGCTCCTGCGCCGCTGCGTCCCCGACCCAGACACCGGCCTTTATTTCCTTAACGTGCTTAGGAATTAA